Proteins found in one Salmo salar unplaced genomic scaffold, Ssal_v3.1, whole genome shotgun sequence genomic segment:
- the LOC123732798 gene encoding C2 calcium-dependent domain-containing protein 4C, with protein sequence MWVVEQIRVSVAKNNLLLPIAEYSFRISDIMLGERTSREKGRKTISLCPNIITPNTIPEFCIPPKISPQQELKTVDWSKTSPVGKVSFSPEKGSSPEREVTVREPFINTHPTLIQVESVDETPYDQGFSDEERTNADPQSQAALSLPHLAKAQTCYGFCTLLESPHTRRKESLFHSHPKACPLPLIAASPGPHGRSKTYSSRTSPLPHSPSSSFSLTKLTSSRLSPGGSRLVALQRQSTLDSDTTSSTESSPFSSPLLARPPPKSSLLKALSHDRLLSQTMRKAVLSRNNSLSTDESSSMDNSPNIIRRASDAGLVEPLPSAFTLAPPVIFPIDFVLHRERVMKESLVPVGREGALRLSAEYCLDNQRLRVRLISAEGLYAISVDPKSINCSISICLLPGKIQKQRSAVIKRSRNPIFDEDFFFYGISQEDICCRSLRFKVVNKMSSMKRDYILGDCEILLKSLLSM encoded by the coding sequence ATGTGGGTCGTTGAGCAGATCCGTGTTTCAGTGGCCAAAAACAACCTTCTGTTGCCAATAGCAGAGTACAGCTTCCGCATCTCAGACATCATGTTGGGAGAGAGAACATCTCGGGAGAAAGGAAGGAAGACGATCTCTCTGTGTCCTAACATCATCACTCCGAATACTATCCCTGAGTTCTGCATCCCACCAAAGATCTCACCACAGCAGGAGCTAAAGACAGTGGACTGGAGTAAAACTAGCCCTGTTGGAAAGGTGTCCTTTTCTCCTGAGAAGGGCAGCAGCCCGGAGAGGGAGGTAACAGTGAGAGAACCCTTCATCAACACTCATCCAACCCTCATCCAGGTAGAGAGCGTGGACGAGACTCCATACGACCAGGGCTTCAGTGATGAGGAGAGAACCAACGCTGACCCCCAGAGCCAAGCAGCTCTCTCCCTGCCCCACCTGGCCAAGGCCCAGACCTGCTACGGTTTCTGTACCCTCCTGGAGAGCCCCCACACCCGGAGGAAAGAGTCTCTGTTCCACAGCCACCCCAAAGCCTGCCCCCTCCCCCTGATCGCTGCCTCTCCCGGGCCTCACGGCCGCTCCAAAACGTACTCCTCCAGAACCTCACCTCTACCCCACTCCCCGTCATCCTCCTTCAGCCTCACCAAGCTGACCTCCAGCAGGCTGTCTcctggaggctccaggctggtGGCTCTCCAGAGACAGAGCACCCTGGACAGTGACACCACGTCCTCCACCGAGTCCTCCCCGTTCAGCTCCCCTCTCCTGGCCAGGCCGCCTCCCAAGTCCTCCCTGCTCAAAGCCCTGAGCCACGACAGACTTCTGTCCCAGACTATGAGAAAAGCTGTGCTCTCCAGAAACAACTCCCTGTCCACAGATGAAAGCAGCTCCATGGACAACAGCCCAAATATCATCCGGAGGGCCTCTGATGCTGGATTAGTAGAACCCCTTCCCAGTGCCTTCACCCTGGCTCCCCCTGTTATCTTCCCCATAGACTTCGTCCTCCACAGAGAGAGGGTCATGAAGGAGAGTCTAGTTCCTGTAGGTAGAGAGGGGGCACTACGGCTCTCAGCAGAGTACTGCCTAGACAACCAGAGACTCAGAGTGAGGTTGATCAGTGCTGAGGGACTGTATGCTATCTCTGTGGATCCTAAGAGCATCAACTGCAGCATCAGTATCTGTCTGTTACCGGGGAAGATTCAGAAGCAACGCAGCGCGGTAATTAAGAGGAGCAGGAACCCCATCTTCGACGAGgatttcttcttctatggtatctCACAGGAAGATATCTGCTGCCGGTCGCTGCGGTTCAAAGTTGTCAACAAAATGTCCTCCATGAAAAGGGACTATATTTTGGGAGACTGTGAGATTTTGCTGAaaagtttattatctatgtaa